A stretch of DNA from Roseovarius sp. W115:
TAGGCGCTCAGATCCTCGATTTCCCCCAGCAGGTTCATGAAGCCCGGACCAATCTCAGTCATGAACTGTCGCAGCGCGGGCTCCATGTCTTCCGCCATCCCTTGAAAATCCTTCAAGGCGGGTTCCATTTCACGCATGAACCCTTCCATGAAAAGCTGCGCCCCGCGCTCCATAAGCGAGGGGCCTTCTTCTTCGGCCAGAGCGGGTTGCGCAAGTGCGCCCAGCAAGACCACAGGGTAAATCATATGCTTCATGGCCCTAATATAATCGATTTGGGCGAAAGTTTTAAGACGTTAGGTCAATATCCATGATGACCGGGAAGTGATCGGAGGCCGCAATGAGCGCATCACGCAGGTCCGGCATCTTCCAGCACCCAGGGTCATCAAAGGGATGCCAAATACGCCAGCTGGGTCCCTTGGCCCGCAAATCAGGCGAGACCATGATGTAGTCCAAAAGCGCCTGAAGATACCGTTTTTCCTGGGAAATATAGAAGCGGGCTGTGGTGTTCATCGCGCCGATCCGACGTGTCAGAGCACGTTTGGCATGGGGATCATAAAGCGCGTGCGCCGAGCTGGCGCCGTCCCCCATGATCACCTCAACAGACGAGCGCCCAAAAAGATGCTCATATTCGTCCAGACCGGGACCGTCATTGAGATCTCCAAGCAGAATAAGCGACTCACCCGCCTCAAGATGCGCTTCCACCCGGCGTCTCAGCCACACCGCCTGCGCCTGTTGCTTGCGCCGGTTGGAAATGCCCATGCGCATCGCCTCATCGCGGTTGCGCGCGCCGTGTGGGGCTTTGGATTTCAGATGCGCGCCGATCATGCGAAAGGCGAACCCATCCCGCGTCTCGGCCGCAATCTCCAACGGTGGTTTGGAAAACTCTACCAGATCCTCAGTCGCATCAATATCCAAGTCAATCCGAAACACCCCGTCAAACCGTGGCGCATCCGGCGACCCGCGCTTGCCTGTCTCTTCGCCTTGCGGGTCGTGCCGACAGCTCAGCACATCGGGATCATAAAGCAATGCAATCTCTTGTTGCGTCGCATTTGCAAAGCCAATCAATGCTTTACGCGCGCGCAACCCCATCGCCTCGGCAAAGTTTTCCAGCGCAGGTTCGGTGGCGCGCTTTTTGTTGGTGTCCGGTGCTTCAATCACCATGATCGCATCGGCATCAAGCGCCGCAAACACAATTCCAAGCGCTGTGAGCTGCTCATGTCGGCTGACACCGTGGCGTCCCGACAGGTCTTGGTCGTCAAGCATTTTGCCCTTGTCATCAAACAGGGCATTGAACCATTCCACATTGTAAGTGGCGATGCGCATCTCAGCCCTTTCCGCTGATCTCCTCCCAGGCGTGATTGATATCACTCAGCCGCTTTTCGGCCAGCTTAATGGCTTCTTGCGGGACGCCCCGCGCAATCATGCGATCAGGATGCATGTCACGCACCAAGGCACGGTAATGCTTGCGAATTTCATCTATTGGTGCGTTTGGATCCACGCCCAGAACCGCATAAGGATCAGGCTTCGCATCAGGCACAAAACGGCTGCGCAGCACCTGAAATTGCGCGTCCGGTATCTCGAAAATCTGAGCTACTCGCTCTAGGAACACATCTTCGTTGGGATGATAGACCCCGTCGGCTACGGCAATATGAAATAGCCCTTCCATCAGGTCAAAAAGCGTGTCCGTCTCTGTCCCGAACATCGTCTTGATCCGTTGCGCGTAATCCTCGAACCCCACCACATCCTGCCGGGCGAGGTTAAAGACCCGCGCCGCACCTGCCTCATCATCCTGCGCAATCTGAAAGACTTCGCGAAAGGCCGTCACCTCATCGCGCGTGACCAACCCATCGGCCTTGGCCATCTTGGCCCCAAGCGCGATCACGGCAATGGCAAACGCCACGCTGCGCTCAGGCGGCGTGCGCAGCGCGTCAAAAACACGTGTGAGCGGTTCGCCCTTGGCCAGCGCAGAAAGCGCTTCGGAGATACGGTTCCAGATGGACATGGGCGCAACTTTAGCGACTGTCTAAGCCGTGTGACAGGCGTTTTTGTAACAAAATCAGATCAATCCATCTGCCGAACTTGAAACCCGCCTGCGCAACGTGCCCCACCTGCTCATAACCGAGGGCAAGGTGAAACGTAACGGCCTCTGTGTTTTCGCCGCTGATCCCGGCCATCAGCGACCCGACCTCTTGCGTCACGGCATGATCCTCAAGCGCCGCCATCAAAGCCCGGCCCACCCCACGCCCTCGCGCATCAGAGGCCAGCATCACCGTGTGTTCCATCGTGCGACCATAGCCCGTGCCTTTGCGGAACTGATCATAGGTGGCGTATCCCACCACCCCTTCATCGGTTTGTGCCACCAAAAACGGCCTGCCCGCGGCCTGCCGTACAGCGATCTCTTGCATCACTTGATCCACCGTCTTTTCAATTTCGGTGAAACTGACAGTGGTCTCCCGAATATAAGTGTTCACGATCCGCGCAACGGCCTCTGCATCGGCATCCGTGGCCGCGCGCAGGATCATTCCAGCACACGCACACCTGATGGCGTGTCCATCTCGGCAACCAGCCCCGCAGGAGCCGTTTCAAAGCGTACGCGGGTCTCTTGGAACACCGGAGCCAGTGTCTGGCTCAGCAGATCAGCATCAGGATGCGAGATCGTGAGCATTTTCAAGCGACATCCAGATGCGGGCAAACGGCGCGCTGGTGTATCATCGCCGGCCCATTCGATGACGGCGGGAAACATGTTGTCATAGGGCAGAATTCCAGTGGGTGGGACGGACATCTGCCATCGCAGATCGCCGCGTGCCAACGGAACGGGCACACCAGCTTGCGGATGTTCCGCGACAAACCCACTCAGATCATCGGTCCGGCAAATCCAGTTTGTTGGCCGCGCTCGACCGGTGAAGCGATCCAGATCAAACCAGCGAGGATATTCAGGTGCAGGCGCGTCAGGATCAATGCTGATTACTTCGAGGTATAGCCCGTCCTCTAACCCTAAAAGCAGGTTATGCGTGCCGAAATGCGGATGCCGCCCGCCGGGCAACAGCGGCACGCCAAGGACCTCTTCGGCATAGGCCCGACCGCTTTCAAGCGTTTCGGCGGCGATTGCGAAGTGATCCAGAACTATCATGTCTCAGCACTCCTCTTTGCTTGGGATGTTGCAGGTAAACGGCCAGCGCGCCACCCGTCCCTTGTTTGCCAGAACACACAGCAATGCAAAGCAGATTTTCTAAACCTGCACCGCTTTAGCCCGAGACAAGCCGAAAGATGACCCAAACTGCTGCGAAGAGTGTCGGATAGAACGTGGCCGCAAAGCCAAAGGCGCGCAGCGGCGGCGAGAAATGATATCCCACCCAAAACAACAACCGCGCCACGACAAACCCCAGCCCAAGTGCGAGAACCGTTCCCGCGCCCAGGAAAAAGCCAACCAGCGGCCAGATGCAAAGCGCCAGCACGACCTGTTCCAAAGTGTTCGTCAGCACGGCCTGATCCACCGCCGCGCCGCCGGTCAGCTTCTGTCCGTCAATGGTGGTGTCATCCCCAAAACGCCTCTGCGCCAACCTTGCAATCATCAGCATCAGCACCACACCGGGGCCAAAGACTGCGCCCATCAGAACCGGCTGGATCATCGCAATCGGCACGGGGATCTGAGCGCCAATCCACAGCAGCCCCACGGCCCAGAGTGCCCCGGCCGCCATTCCGGCAAGGATCACGCCGCGTTTTTGGCTCATGCAGCGCGCGCCTCATGGATCAGCCGCAGGATATCCTGCGCCGCCTCGGGGATATTTGTGCCCGGCCCAAAGATCGCCTTCACCCCTGCGGATTTCAGGAACTCGTAATCCTGCTGCGGAATGACACCGCCGCAGATCACGATAATATCGCTGGCGTCTTTTTCCTTAAGCGCATCAATGAGTTGCGGCGCCAAAGTCTTGTGGCCAGCGGCCTGGCTGGAAATGCCGATCACATGGACATCGTTATCAATCGCATCCTGTGCCGCCTCATCGGGCGTCTGGAAGAGTGGTCCCACATCGACGTCAAACCCGATATCGGCAAAGGCGGTCGCAATGACTTTGGCCCCGCGGTCATGCCCGTCCTGACCCATTTTGACCACCAGCATCCGGGGCCTGCGCCCCTCGGCATCCGCAAAATCCTCGACCGACTTCTGAATCGCGGCAAACCCTTCGTCGCCCTCATAAGCTGCGCCATAAACCCCGGCGAGCGTTTTCACCTCAGCGCGGTGCCGTCCAAATTCCTTTTCCAAAGCCATACTGATCTCTCCCACAGATGCCCGTGCCCTTGCGGCCTCAACGGCGCCTTCCAAAAGGTTGCCGCCCTCTTTCGCCCGTCGTGTCAATTCATTCAAAGCCGCCTGACATGCGGCTTCATCGCGCTCGGCGCGGATTTTCTCCAGACGTGCGATCTGGCTGTCGCGCACGGCAGAATTGTCGATATCGAGAATGTCGATCGGGTCTTCTTTGTCCTTGCGGTACTTGTTGACCCCCACGATCACTTCGTCGCCTCGGTCGATCATCGCCTGTCTCGTGGCCGCAGATTCCTCGATCCGAAGCTTGGGCATGCCAGAGGCCACGGCCTTGGTCATACCGCCCATTTCTTCGACCTCATCCATGAGCGCCCAGGCCTTTTCAGCCAGTTCTGCCGTCAAGCTTTCGACGTAATAGGACCCCGCCAGAGGATCGACGACATTGGTCACGCCGGTCTCTTCCTGCAGCACAAGTTGGGTGTTACGCGCGATCCGCGCCGAGAAATCCGTGGGCAGCGCAATCGCCTCATCCAGCGCGTTGGTGTGCAGGCTTTGCGTGCCGCCCAACACAGCGCTCATTGCTTCATAGGCCGTGCGGATGACGTTGTTATACGGGTCTTGCTCTTGCAGGCTCACACCAGAGGTCTGGCAATGGGTGCGCAGCATCTTGGAGCGCTCATTCTTGGCGCCAAACTCGGTCATGATGCGGTGCCAGAGCAAACGCGCGGCGCGCAGTTTGGCCGCTTCCATGAAGAAATTCATGCCGATGGCAAAGAAGAAACTCAGCCGACCTGCAAATTTATCAACATCCATGCCCGCCTCAATGGCAGCGCGCACATATTCGCGCCCATCGGCCAGGGTATAGGCCAGCTCCTGCACGAGGTTCGCGCCCGCCTCCTGCATGTGATAACCCGAGATGCTGATCGAGTTGAATTTGGGCATCTCATTGGCCGTGTATTCAATAATATCCGAGACGATCCGCATCGACGGTTCCGGCGGGTAGATATAGGTGTTGCGCACCATAAACTCTTTCAGAATGTCATTCTGAATTGTGCCGGACAGAACGCTGCGCGAGTGACCCTGTTCTTCACCGGCCACAATGAAGCTGGCCAGAACCGGGATCACCGCACCGTTCATGGTCATCGAAACGCTGACCTGATCAAGCGGGATACCGTCAAAGAGGATTTTCATGTCCTCGACGCTATCAATCGCCACACCGGCTTTGCCGACGTCACCCACAACGCGTTCATGGTCGCTGTCATAGCCACGATGGGTTGCCAGATCGAAGGCGACCGAGACACCCTGCTGCCCGGCGGCCAGATTACGGCGGTAAAATGCGTTGGATTCCTCAGCCGTGGAAAAGCCCGCATATTGCCGGATCGTCCAGGGGCGCCCGGCATACATCGTCGCCTTCACCCCGCGCGTGAAAGGTGCCTGGCCCGGGATTGTGCCCAGATGATCAAGCGACCCCAGATCGTCCTCGGTATAGAGTGGCTTGACCGGAATACCTTCCAGCGTGTTCCACGTCAGATCCTCAAGCGGACGTCCGCGCAGCTCTTTTTCAGCAATCTCACGCCAGGCGTCTGTGTTCTTTCCCATGGTGTCGTCCTCTGGTCATCTTGGCCTCCTGCGGCTCAAACCGCTTTGTCTCAGGCCATGTTTTCTCTGTCAGTGTTGCCAAGCCTTCCGCTCCGGCGCGCAGCCAGAAGAAGTCATCAGCGTAGGCCTCGCGCAATGCGCTGACCTGTTCGGTGTTAAATGGGTGCCACCGCCCAGTACCATTTGGTAAAAAGCTGCTGTCACCCCCTCTATCGTTGATGAGTTTGCGCAAGACGCGTAGCTCAGGGCTGCGGTTGAGCCATTCACGAGACGCTCGGCGCGGCACCTCGGTCAAACCGGTCACTGCCTTCAGCCGCGCTTCTGGCACACCTGCGAATGTCTCAAAGGGCAGCACATTGATCGAAATGCCCGGCAAAGCGCAGGCCAGGTCGGTGATCACATCGCGCCACGTGCGGGTCGAGCGGCTAAGATGGCGCAACACTCGCGCCGAAGGCAATCTGTGGCCTCGCGCCACGGCAAACGCCAGCGATGAGGCCCAATAGGTGTCCTGACTGCGGATCGACAGGGAAACCGAGGAAATCCTGCCGTCAAACGCCTCAAAAAAACGCGCCATGCGTTCACCAATCGCCGCGTATAGCCGTTCGTCGCGCAGGTTGCGCCGGGTTGCGCCGATCATGTTTTCATCCGTGACCAGCACTGTATGAGCGCCAGACGCTTCCGCCTCGGCCAGGTTGAGCGCAATACGAGACTTGGCGCGTTCAAGCTGCTCAGCAGGGGTTCGACGCCCCTCTACGGGAATAACACCGGTCAGAAGTCCATCGCGTGTTTGCTTAGGCCCCCAAACAGCCAGCCCGGATTGGCGCAAGCTGTCGTTGTTTTCCGACAAATAGTGCAGAAAACTCGTATTGGCGGTGCGATGCGCCCCCAAATGAAGTTGAATATCCATAACCAAGCACCCCTTTCCCACCGTGGTTGTCGAACCAGGGTTATGTGCAT
This window harbors:
- a CDS encoding VOC family protein is translated as MIVLDHFAIAAETLESGRAYAEEVLGVPLLPGGRHPHFGTHNLLLGLEDGLYLEVISIDPDAPAPEYPRWFDLDRFTGRARPTNWICRTDDLSGFVAEHPQAGVPVPLARGDLRWQMSVPPTGILPYDNMFPAVIEWAGDDTPARRLPASGCRLKMLTISHPDADLLSQTLAPVFQETRVRFETAPAGLVAEMDTPSGVRVLE
- a CDS encoding molecular chaperone DjiA, with product MSIWNRISEALSALAKGEPLTRVFDALRTPPERSVAFAIAVIALGAKMAKADGLVTRDEVTAFREVFQIAQDDEAGAARVFNLARQDVVGFEDYAQRIKTMFGTETDTLFDLMEGLFHIAVADGVYHPNEDVFLERVAQIFEIPDAQFQVLRSRFVPDAKPDPYAVLGVDPNAPIDEIRKHYRALVRDMHPDRMIARGVPQEAIKLAEKRLSDINHAWEEISGKG
- a CDS encoding MAPEG family protein — its product is MSQKRGVILAGMAAGALWAVGLLWIGAQIPVPIAMIQPVLMGAVFGPGVVLMLMIARLAQRRFGDDTTIDGQKLTGGAAVDQAVLTNTLEQVVLALCIWPLVGFFLGAGTVLALGLGFVVARLLFWVGYHFSPPLRAFGFAATFYPTLFAAVWVIFRLVSG
- a CDS encoding GNAT family N-acetyltransferase, producing the protein MILRAATDADAEAVARIVNTYIRETTVSFTEIEKTVDQVMQEIAVRQAAGRPFLVAQTDEGVVGYATYDQFRKGTGYGRTMEHTVMLASDARGRGVGRALMAALEDHAVTQEVGSLMAGISGENTEAVTFHLALGYEQVGHVAQAGFKFGRWIDLILLQKRLSHGLDSR
- the scpA gene encoding methylmalonyl-CoA mutase, with the protein product MGKNTDAWREIAEKELRGRPLEDLTWNTLEGIPVKPLYTEDDLGSLDHLGTIPGQAPFTRGVKATMYAGRPWTIRQYAGFSTAEESNAFYRRNLAAGQQGVSVAFDLATHRGYDSDHERVVGDVGKAGVAIDSVEDMKILFDGIPLDQVSVSMTMNGAVIPVLASFIVAGEEQGHSRSVLSGTIQNDILKEFMVRNTYIYPPEPSMRIVSDIIEYTANEMPKFNSISISGYHMQEAGANLVQELAYTLADGREYVRAAIEAGMDVDKFAGRLSFFFAIGMNFFMEAAKLRAARLLWHRIMTEFGAKNERSKMLRTHCQTSGVSLQEQDPYNNVIRTAYEAMSAVLGGTQSLHTNALDEAIALPTDFSARIARNTQLVLQEETGVTNVVDPLAGSYYVESLTAELAEKAWALMDEVEEMGGMTKAVASGMPKLRIEESAATRQAMIDRGDEVIVGVNKYRKDKEDPIDILDIDNSAVRDSQIARLEKIRAERDEAACQAALNELTRRAKEGGNLLEGAVEAARARASVGEISMALEKEFGRHRAEVKTLAGVYGAAYEGDEGFAAIQKSVEDFADAEGRRPRMLVVKMGQDGHDRGAKVIATAFADIGFDVDVGPLFQTPDEAAQDAIDNDVHVIGISSQAAGHKTLAPQLIDALKEKDASDIIVICGGVIPQQDYEFLKSAGVKAIFGPGTNIPEAAQDILRLIHEARAA
- a CDS encoding endonuclease/exonuclease/phosphatase family protein; translation: MRIATYNVEWFNALFDDKGKMLDDQDLSGRHGVSRHEQLTALGIVFAALDADAIMVIEAPDTNKKRATEPALENFAEAMGLRARKALIGFANATQQEIALLYDPDVLSCRHDPQGEETGKRGSPDAPRFDGVFRIDLDIDATEDLVEFSKPPLEIAAETRDGFAFRMIGAHLKSKAPHGARNRDEAMRMGISNRRKQQAQAVWLRRRVEAHLEAGESLILLGDLNDGPGLDEYEHLFGRSSVEVIMGDGASSAHALYDPHAKRALTRRIGAMNTTARFYISQEKRYLQALLDYIMVSPDLRAKGPSWRIWHPFDDPGCWKMPDLRDALIAASDHFPVIMDIDLTS